GGATTGTTCCCACTGAAGATGGGAATTTGGTTACACTTCTCCATGAATCGGGTAAGTTTCTTACCTGCTTTGTGGTGGAAATTAATCCGACTCTGTAGGTCTGGAATTTGATTTCTTTTAGTTCGTGATCGTTTCCTATTCTAATCTGTTTCCGCTACGTGACTTACTCAATAAAACGGCGTAACCCGGGTTAATCGGGATTGCTGACGCTAATCACCGAAACCGGTGTTCGCACCAGAGACCATTTGCATCTGCAGGCGGGGCTACCTACTGCAGACTTGCCCCGGCAATTGCTCGCCGTGAGATCGAGATTGTTGAACCGCAACGGCCGTTGCGAACTCACTGCGAAGCCTTTGTTGGGCCGGCAAAGCTGGCGCTTCTGAGCGAACATCAGTGCCTTCACTTATTGGCGCGAAAAATAATGTCGAGTGGATAGCTACAGATTTTTGTGGTCAGCTTTGCCCCCCCCAGAAGGGAAAAGGAAACTTGAACGCCCACGAGGGGCGCCGGGCTACAGGCACTGCGGCGTCCGGGCACCACCGCCCCCGCGGGAAGTGGGGCTTAAGTGCGGCGCGGCGCCGCCCCGACCCGCACCTGACGCAAACTCGGGGGGGCGTAGGACGGACAGAAAAGGGGGAAACGGGCGAGGGAACCGCGCCCCTACGAGTAGAATCTTCTCTGTGATTGCCGAGTCCAGGCGCAAGGAGGGGGGGGCGAAGTCGAGCTGAAAAGCGCGAGTGTTGGCTTGACTTCTGCGCCGCACTGGTCGCAGAATGATGCTGATGGTGACACCGGATGGCCATTGGAACAACGTCGCTGCGGATCGCTTTTGCTAACTTGAATCGCGGAATAAAGCGTGCCCATAGCAATCGCATAAAACGGCAGAATGTGACCCGTCATCATGGTGATTTCCTTGATGCTTGTTTCTGGAGTACTACCATCCGGAGCGACTGCATGACCCAAGGCAAATCTTGCAAAATTTAATAGCGCGTAGGCGAAGCATCCGTAGATGATGTACTTCATCCAAGGCGGACAACCCCTTAGAACTGCCTTCCACAAGTCCTTTTGTTTGAACTCGCGTGCCATTCCGTTAGTAACTAAGACAGTGGGGAGAAACACTGCGAATACCCCGAAGAAAAGGTATTCGGATCTGCCTTCAGATATATCGTAGCCTGCCAATCCGCAGACGTGAACTGTGGCGCTGATCACCAATCCGGCAGCCGCAATGATGACGAATACGTAGAGCAGTGGAGTGAGGTGCTCCCACCATTGATTATTCTGCATACAACCGCCTTACTCTAATTGCCGGCTCGCCGCCTTTGTCGAGCACTTTCAATTCATTAAAGGTAATTAATTTGCGGAGGATGAAATCCACAATGGAATTTTTGTTTCAGAAAAACCGCCCTCACCTCCCGCGAAGCCCTCACCCCAGCCCTCTCCCAAGGGAGAGGGAGTCGGGCAGACGAGGAGAGGCTGCCGCGCACAGAACCACAACTATATCAGAACTGTCCTACCGGCGGTATCTTTACTGGTTCGATTACTACCGTGCCCGCAAGCAAGTCGTGAATACAGCGATAATCGTGGCGAGCTATGAAAAGTATGTCCACCAATCCATACAACGGTACAAGAGCAAAAATCGTGTTGACAAACACACGCAGCAGGACATTGGGGACAAATCCGCCGTTGACGCCACTATCGTTCATCACGATTCTGATGTCGAGAATCTTTTTGCCAATTGATTGACCATCCCTTGTCAAGAAGTAGATCTGCAAAGCAACGAGAATAATCGCAGGAACCCAGTAGTTTAATGGATAAGTCGATTCAGCAACTTTGCTCGTTACCATCCCGAGCAGGAAAACCTACAATGAGCGCCGCTGTATTGATCAACTGGGCAGCAAGGCGCTTCAGTGGGTTCGCGAGATTATGGCGAACAGTTGGGGATTCCATCACGACGCTTGGAATTGGCGTTCGGACCAGATGACGACGAATCAGTAGTGTCGCTGTGATTCGGCACGGTGTTCATTTGACCGCAACGCGGACACTCGGATTGCTCACTCGGCTTGAGTAGGTGCTCGATGATTGTCGCCCCGCATTTGGAGCAGGTAATTCTTGTGCTCATGACATTGCCCTCTACGGATAATCAACTATTCGGTCATAAAATGTCAATCAAAATAGAGAATGACATCCGCTTTTATTGTCATTTTGGGGATTGGGACTTCGGCACCAGTCGCGAAGCGGAAGGTGTGTTCAGTACAACACAATGTCAGGGCACGGGGCTCCTGACCTACCAACTGATGCAAGAAGAGTGCCCGACTGAAGTCAGACCCACAATCGGAATGTCGGGTTCCTCCCGTTTGAGGCGGGATGGGAAGGCTGACCTGCTTCTATTAGTCTTGTAGGTCACGCGCTAAGAGGGCGCGACCTACTAAGCTAGAGCGCGGGACAGGCGTGATGTCAGGAGCACGGGGCTCCTGACCTACTTAACTGCAGCGTCAGGTCACAACTCGTTCGCGATGGGAGTGAGAGCTTAAGTGCGGCGCAGCGTCGCGTCCGAGTCAAGACCTGACGCAACTACAAGGATCCTCACCAAGTACGGGGAATTCGTATGGTAGTCAAAGCACGTGAGTCAAAATCACCGTCAAGTTGTCTCTGAGGATTGTCCCCAAATGAGTGTGTATAATTGGTTAGTTGACTCCAAAAGCGTGCCTGCTGCCCAGAAAACGTCAAATGTCAACTCAAATGTGATTTCTGCAAAGTTGACACCTGGAACTTGTAGTATACGACTGGCAACTTCGCCCAGAGAGATACATGGTGATTGTTTGGCATTCGGCGACAACGGATCGACGTAGAGTTGACTAACGTGGAAATCACCAAGTTCAACCGCTCGACCCTTGGAATCTAACGGCATGTTCTTGAGAATCCTCACAATAGTTGGCCTTACGACAATGATGCATGAATCTGCACGAGACTTACCATTGTTGGCTATATTCAGACAGATTGATAGTACACGACCGTAACTCCCAAGACTGTCAATCCATGAGGGATAGATTT
This genomic interval from bacterium contains the following:
- a CDS encoding RDD family protein produces the protein MVTSKVAESTYPLNYWVPAIILVALQIYFLTRDGQSIGKKILDIRIVMNDSGVNGGFVPNVLLRVFVNTIFALVPLYGLVDILFIARHDYRCIHDLLAGTVVIEPVKIPPVGQF